In one Nyctibius grandis isolate bNycGra1 chromosome 19, bNycGra1.pri, whole genome shotgun sequence genomic region, the following are encoded:
- the FNDC11 gene encoding LOW QUALITY PROTEIN: fibronectin type III domain-containing protein 11 (The sequence of the model RefSeq protein was modified relative to this genomic sequence to represent the inferred CDS: inserted 2 bases in 1 codon; deleted 1 base in 1 codon; substituted 1 base at 1 genomic stop codon) — protein sequence MTQTRLFTRAEVTQLNFGTMAMIFNDFETSSEGTAPSEGQXTVAICEQYLEKRNDVLQFLNSSLSLDQLQHHQKEVDLLKKCYFYLDIEPKQVNRRVNNHETCHTDTLELINFVQLQQVKKAGKNQTEIQLLLLTDLLEQLERGREELSCYVETWDMVTFLSRWDMISQRXLKLSECAGTFLSLKVPGRLYVKQHLLSEVALGGAGVPTITLSLYTKMPLIFDRSESLAHNNCVKLKWFTENEEPQPEPCEVQSNLVTDRSKIEVGYARSQEVNSNTCVFRNLQPGRSYKFTIRRLQNPTLVYVNWHDSITLTTKTNTVEDVDGSAYAQEG from the exons ATGACTCAGACGAGGCTCTTCACGCGGGCGGAGGTGACG CAACTGAACTTTGGAACCATGGCTATGATTTTTAATGACTTTGAAACCAGTTCGGAGGGTACTGCGCCCAGCGAAGGACA GACCGTTGCCATCTGCGAGCAGTACTTGGAAAAGAGAAACGATGTTCTGCAGTTCCTGAACTCCAGCCTGAGCCTCGACCAACTTCAGCACCACCAGAAGGAAGTTGATCTTCTGAAGAAGTGCTACTTctacttggacattgagcccAAACAGGTCAACAGGAGAGTCAATAACCATGAGACGTGTCATACTGACACCTTGGAACTCATAAATTTCGTCCAATTACAGCAGGTAAAGAAGGCGGGA AAAAACCAGACTGAAATCCAGCTATTGCTTTTAACTGATCTGTTAGAACAACTGGAACGAGGTCGGGAGGAGCTGAGCTGTTACGTAGAGACCTGGGACATGGTAACTTTCCTCTCCAGGTGGGACATGATTTCGCAGAGATAGTTGAAGCTCTCCGAGTGTGCAGGaactttcctttccttgaaaGTGCCAGGAAGGCTCTATGTGAAGCAGCATTTGCTGTCAGAGGTAGCtctgggaggtgctggagtccCCACAATTACGCTTTCTCTCTATACAAAGATGCCACTGATTTTTGATCGAAGTGAATCTCTTGCACACAACAACTGCGTCAAGCTCAAGTGGTTCACTGAAAATGAAGAGCCACAACCTGAACCGTGTGAAGTGCAATCTAACTTAGTGACAGATAGGAGTAAGATAGAAGTGGGATACGCTAGGAGCCAGGAGGTCAACTCCAACACGTGTGTATTCCGGAACCTGCAGCCTGGCAGATCATACAAATTCACAATTAGAAGATTACAGAATCCCACACTTGTCTATGTAAACTGGCACGACAGCATCACATTGACAACAAAAACTAACACTGTTGAAGATGTGGACGGCAGTGCTTACGCACAAGAAGGGTGA